One region of Thunnus thynnus chromosome 14, fThuThy2.1, whole genome shotgun sequence genomic DNA includes:
- the LOC137196632 gene encoding opioid growth factor receptor-like protein 1 isoform X2 encodes MKRSFYAARDLYKYRHSYPNFRKSRLPNEYRNLRFYLNKIPLVPDGIYIEEILTKWRGDYDKLEHNHTYIQWLFPLREQGLNFYAHELTQDEIKEFQSTREAKRRFLAAYSLMLDFYGLKLLDKSGNVARALNWQERFQHLNESQHNYLRITRILKSLGELGYEAFKAPLVRLFLEESLCHNTLPNMQHSVLEYYVYTIRLPATRRRLLRYARQHYRPAHAFLWGPPPKRRGGAGTGGGMGAGSSGIRAPAPTPEEQRRGEESITSTSASSGIFMSSHDAMACQDLAGGGLKGCAGLSSSMAGLDGTLMMMGVRGERNEYNEIVPL; translated from the exons ATGAAGAGGAGTTTCTACGCTGCCAGGGACCTCTACAAATACCGTCACAGCTACCCg aaCTTCAGAAAGTCCCGGCTACCCAATGAGTACCGTAACCTGCGCTTCTACCTGAACAAGATCCCTCTAGTACCTGATG GTATCTATATAGAGGAGATTCTGACAAAGTGGAGAGGCGACTATGACAAACTGGAGCACAATCACACCTACATTCAGTG GCTGTTCCCGTTAAGAGAACAAGGGCTCAACTTCTACGCACATGAACTGACTCAGGACGAGATCAAA GAATTCCAAAGCACTCGGGAAGCCAAGCGGAGATTCCTGGCAGCCTATTCCCTGATGTTGGACTTCTACGGCCTCAAGCTGCTGGATAAGAGCGGGAATGTTGCTCGGGCTCTCAACTGGCAGGAGCGCTTCCAGCACCTTAATga gTCCCAGCACAACTACCTGCGGATCACCCGCATCCTGAAGTCCCTGGGCGAGCTCGGCTATGAGGCCTTCAAGGCCCCGCTGGTTCGCCTGTTCTTGGAGGAGTCGCTGTGCCACAACACCCTTCCCAACATGCAGCACAGTGTGTTGGAGTACTACGTCTACACCATCCGCCTGCCAGCCACCCGCAGGCGCCTGCTACGCTATGCCCGCCAGCACTACAGGCCTGCCCATGCCTTCCTCTGGGGTCCGCCACCTAAGAGACGTGGTGGTGCTGGTACTGGAGGTGGCATGGGGGCTGGAAGTAGTGGAATCAGAGCGCCTGCTCCAACACCAGAAGAACaaaggaggggggaggagagcaTCACCTCCACTTCTGCAAGTAGTGGGATTTTTATGTCTTCTCATGATGCCATGGCATGCCAAGACCTGGCAGGAGGAGGGCTGAAGGGCTGCGCAGGACTCAGCTCCAGCATGGCTGGACTGGATGGAACGTTGATGATGATGGGAGTTAGAGGAGAGAGGAACGAGTACAATGAGATTGTTCCTTTGTAG
- the LOC137196632 gene encoding opioid growth factor receptor-like protein 1 isoform X1, with translation MGNLLGSWRFKEPSTVEECDSTWGSDSESDEPAAEDDSGISETVSPAESDRAAGDPGDTSPQLTDSPESVPKMKRSFYAARDLYKYRHSYPNFRKSRLPNEYRNLRFYLNKIPLVPDGIYIEEILTKWRGDYDKLEHNHTYIQWLFPLREQGLNFYAHELTQDEIKEFQSTREAKRRFLAAYSLMLDFYGLKLLDKSGNVARALNWQERFQHLNESQHNYLRITRILKSLGELGYEAFKAPLVRLFLEESLCHNTLPNMQHSVLEYYVYTIRLPATRRRLLRYARQHYRPAHAFLWGPPPKRRGGAGTGGGMGAGSSGIRAPAPTPEEQRRGEESITSTSASSGIFMSSHDAMACQDLAGGGLKGCAGLSSSMAGLDGTLMMMGVRGERNEYNEIVPL, from the exons atggGAAATCTGTTGGGCAGCTGGCGTTTCAAGGAGCCGAGCACCGTTGAGGAATGCGACTCGACGTGGGGGTCGGACTCAGAGAGCGACGAGCCGGCGGCTGAAGATGACAGCGGCATCTCCGAGACCGTCAGCCCGGCGGAGAGCGACCGGGCCGCGGGAGACCCCGGAGACACGTCGCCGCAG CTGACTGACTCCCCAGAGTCTGTTCCAAAGATGAAGAGGAGTTTCTACGCTGCCAGGGACCTCTACAAATACCGTCACAGCTACCCg aaCTTCAGAAAGTCCCGGCTACCCAATGAGTACCGTAACCTGCGCTTCTACCTGAACAAGATCCCTCTAGTACCTGATG GTATCTATATAGAGGAGATTCTGACAAAGTGGAGAGGCGACTATGACAAACTGGAGCACAATCACACCTACATTCAGTG GCTGTTCCCGTTAAGAGAACAAGGGCTCAACTTCTACGCACATGAACTGACTCAGGACGAGATCAAA GAATTCCAAAGCACTCGGGAAGCCAAGCGGAGATTCCTGGCAGCCTATTCCCTGATGTTGGACTTCTACGGCCTCAAGCTGCTGGATAAGAGCGGGAATGTTGCTCGGGCTCTCAACTGGCAGGAGCGCTTCCAGCACCTTAATga gTCCCAGCACAACTACCTGCGGATCACCCGCATCCTGAAGTCCCTGGGCGAGCTCGGCTATGAGGCCTTCAAGGCCCCGCTGGTTCGCCTGTTCTTGGAGGAGTCGCTGTGCCACAACACCCTTCCCAACATGCAGCACAGTGTGTTGGAGTACTACGTCTACACCATCCGCCTGCCAGCCACCCGCAGGCGCCTGCTACGCTATGCCCGCCAGCACTACAGGCCTGCCCATGCCTTCCTCTGGGGTCCGCCACCTAAGAGACGTGGTGGTGCTGGTACTGGAGGTGGCATGGGGGCTGGAAGTAGTGGAATCAGAGCGCCTGCTCCAACACCAGAAGAACaaaggaggggggaggagagcaTCACCTCCACTTCTGCAAGTAGTGGGATTTTTATGTCTTCTCATGATGCCATGGCATGCCAAGACCTGGCAGGAGGAGGGCTGAAGGGCTGCGCAGGACTCAGCTCCAGCATGGCTGGACTGGATGGAACGTTGATGATGATGGGAGTTAGAGGAGAGAGGAACGAGTACAATGAGATTGTTCCTTTGTAG